In a genomic window of Methanosarcina horonobensis HB-1 = JCM 15518:
- a CDS encoding GNAT family N-acetyltransferase has translation MQGSKSFERYLIREASTEDVPGMLEVFNYYVENSFAAYIETPVGPEFFQAIQSEKEQDEGGHFPFYVIEEESKIIGIGALRPYFPFPNFRHTGVVSYFILSGYRRKGLGSRMLEKLCMEAGKKKMKSLLANVSSKNEASLNFHLKYGFIECGRFREVGTKFGKCFDIIWLQKFLEQDQK, from the coding sequence ATGCAGGGAAGCAAAAGTTTCGAAAGGTACTTAATAAGAGAAGCTTCAACTGAAGACGTCCCCGGAATGCTTGAGGTCTTTAACTATTACGTTGAAAATAGTTTTGCAGCCTATATCGAAACTCCGGTGGGACCCGAATTTTTTCAAGCTATTCAGAGTGAAAAAGAGCAGGATGAAGGCGGTCATTTTCCTTTTTACGTGATTGAAGAAGAAAGTAAAATTATAGGGATCGGAGCCCTCAGACCATATTTCCCATTCCCCAACTTCCGGCACACAGGTGTAGTTTCCTATTTTATCCTGTCCGGATACAGAAGAAAAGGACTTGGATCGAGAATGCTGGAAAAACTCTGTATGGAAGCCGGGAAAAAAAAGATGAAAAGTCTCCTTGCAAATGTATCCTCAAAAAATGAAGCCAGCCTGAACTTTCATCTAAAATATGGTTTTATTGAATGTGGGAGATTTAGAGAAGTCGGAACCAAGTTTGGGAAATGTTTTGATATAATATGGCTACAGAAATTCCTTGAACAGGACCAGAAATGA
- a CDS encoding NosD domain-containing protein — MHPVKRGIIIFIAVVAFNFAIAGNAAASVITVNNSTGQVADFISIQAAVNAAGPGDEIIVKPGIYEENIEITKPLTILSESGNPSDTIIQAADNSKDIFGIWANEVSIKGFSIRGSDLAAGIHFFGVTDCLIEHNILSNNSCGIDLYMFSSGNILIDNEVSDSLTGISLGDSSNNTLRNNSIVYCNIGISLFDSPNNTLDNNTVSENNEGISLTGESNGNLLVNSTLKSNKQVGLHIYGTSSNLIYNNYINNTVNVKSELVAGENFWNTTKSEGTNIVGGSYLGGNFWGRPDGTVYPRGVRDTDLDGIFDSMYNIEGRGFIDYLPLKESNSTVITVNNGTDQVADFSSIQAAIDNSYPGDIILVYPGVYVENLEIGVEDLAVISASGNSSDTIIQAASSLDDVFSVTADGVAVNGFCITGNISSSNAGIHLYGVEDCRIENNELFVFGNALQNSSGNYTLTAGNSSNLNPGFGIRLDLSSNNTLDNNKVSYSSACIFLSNSSGNLLLNNRVSNSNYGIWVDSSIDNLLGNNIAADNKIGTYLKNSSRNAVVSSTALNNSGSCINLWNSSENILSNNTASNSSNVCVILHNSSGNSLINNTAAYSSYGIWLDSLSNNNSLNGNRALYNNVGIYLKSSNKNILENNTALNNSKYGISLWNSIQNELGNNTASYSYVSILLHNASMNMIASSTASNSSYGIWFDSLSSNNTLIESEVLDNRIGIYLKASGKNVLTGNNANLNTVYGICLNSSSNNTFNGNRVASNSGYGIYILNSNTNIIYDNYLNNTKNLYFDGKSSGNLWNVNKKPGTNIVGGPFLGGNFWASPKKSGFSQTHLDADGDGICETIYDMGKGNIDHLPLAGSF; from the coding sequence ATGCATCCAGTAAAAAGAGGCATAATCATTTTTATTGCAGTTGTCGCGTTTAACTTTGCAATTGCAGGAAATGCAGCAGCTAGCGTAATCACAGTAAATAATAGTACAGGTCAGGTTGCGGATTTCATATCCATTCAGGCTGCGGTAAATGCCGCAGGTCCAGGCGATGAAATAATTGTCAAACCAGGCATTTATGAGGAAAACATCGAGATTACCAAACCTCTGACCATCCTTTCGGAATCCGGCAACCCTTCAGATACCATTATTCAGGCAGCTGATAACTCGAAAGATATTTTCGGTATCTGGGCAAATGAAGTGAGTATTAAAGGGTTTAGCATAAGGGGATCGGATTTAGCTGCAGGGATTCATTTTTTTGGAGTTACTGACTGCCTTATAGAGCACAATATTCTCTCAAACAACAGTTGTGGCATCGATCTTTACATGTTCAGCTCAGGCAATATATTGATAGACAATGAAGTTTCTGACAGCCTGACAGGAATTAGCCTTGGAGACAGTTCGAATAATACTCTGAGAAATAATTCAATTGTATACTGTAATATCGGAATTTCGCTCTTTGATTCTCCCAACAATACCCTCGATAATAACACGGTTTCAGAAAATAATGAGGGTATTTCTCTTACAGGTGAGTCAAACGGAAACCTTCTGGTTAATAGCACTTTAAAATCTAACAAACAGGTGGGCCTGCACATCTACGGAACTTCCAGCAACCTGATTTATAATAACTACATCAATAACACTGTAAATGTGAAATCCGAACTGGTTGCGGGGGAAAATTTCTGGAACACAACAAAGTCCGAAGGAACCAATATCGTAGGCGGCTCTTATCTTGGCGGTAATTTCTGGGGAAGACCTGATGGAACGGTCTATCCAAGAGGTGTCAGGGATACTGACCTTGACGGTATTTTTGACTCCATGTATAATATTGAAGGCAGAGGATTTATTGACTATCTACCACTCAAAGAATCGAATTCCACGGTAATTACGGTGAATAATGGCACAGATCAAGTTGCCGATTTTTCCTCAATTCAGGCTGCAATAGATAATTCATACCCAGGAGATATAATTCTTGTTTATCCGGGCGTTTATGTTGAAAACCTGGAAATAGGCGTGGAAGACCTTGCTGTCATTTCAGCTTCCGGAAATTCTTCAGATACCATTATTCAGGCAGCCAGCAGCTTGGATGACGTTTTCTCTGTCACAGCAGACGGAGTAGCTGTTAACGGGTTTTGTATAACCGGAAATATAAGTTCCTCCAATGCCGGAATCCATCTTTATGGGGTTGAAGATTGCCGTATTGAAAACAATGAATTATTTGTCTTCGGGAATGCTCTTCAAAACTCTTCCGGTAACTATACTTTGACTGCTGGAAACAGTTCTAACTTAAATCCCGGATTCGGCATCCGTCTGGATTTATCAAGCAATAATACTCTTGACAACAACAAAGTATCATATAGCAGTGCCTGCATCTTTCTGAGCAACTCAAGCGGAAACTTGCTTCTTAATAACAGAGTCTCTAACAGTAATTACGGTATCTGGGTGGATTCTTCCATAGATAATTTGCTGGGCAATAATATTGCAGCAGATAACAAGATTGGCACATATCTAAAAAATTCCAGCAGAAATGCAGTCGTCAGCAGTACGGCATTAAACAACTCCGGGTCCTGCATTAATCTGTGGAATTCCAGCGAAAATATATTAAGTAATAACACTGCCTCAAACAGCAGCAATGTCTGTGTTATCCTGCATAATTCAAGCGGAAACAGTCTAATTAATAACACGGCAGCTTACAGCAGTTATGGTATCTGGCTTGACTCATTAAGTAATAACAACAGTCTGAACGGGAACAGGGCATTGTACAACAATGTGGGAATTTACCTGAAATCTTCAAACAAAAATATACTTGAGAATAATACCGCATTAAATAACAGTAAGTACGGCATCAGCTTGTGGAACTCTATTCAAAATGAACTTGGGAACAACACAGCCTCTTACAGTTATGTTTCTATTCTTTTGCATAATGCCAGCATGAATATGATTGCCAGCAGTACGGCATCTAATAGCAGTTATGGGATCTGGTTTGACTCTCTCAGCAGTAACAATACATTGATTGAGAGTGAAGTACTGGATAACAGAATCGGCATATACCTGAAAGCCTCCGGCAAAAATGTTCTGACAGGCAATAATGCAAACCTAAATACTGTGTATGGAATATGTCTGAACTCTTCCAGCAATAACACGTTTAACGGCAATAGAGTAGCTTCGAATTCAGGATATGGCATCTATATCCTGAACTCTAACACGAATATAATCTATGATAATTACCTGAACAATACGAAAAATCTCTATTTTGATGGCAAAAGTTCAGGGAATCTCTGGAATGTTAACAAAAAGCCGGGCACTAACATCGTAGGAGGACCTTTCCTGGGTGGGAATTTCTGGGCTTCACCTAAAAAGAGTGGCTTCAGTCAGACACATCTAGACGCAGATGGTGATGGTATCTGTGAGACAATTTATGACATGGGTAAAGGAAACATTGACCACCTGCCTCTGGCAGGCTCTTTTTAA
- a CDS encoding NADP-dependent oxidoreductase produces MKAIRIHEFGGPEVLKYEEIPEPEPEGPGIIRIKVIAAGVNPIDWKIRKGMLGEMSLPMTMGLDVAGVVDVGQGGVLFQPGEEVFAKVSIGQGGYAEYTVANSTQVAKKPKSIGFIESAAIPTAGLAAWQSLFDIAGLKKGQSVLIHGAAGGVGSFAVQFAKWKGAYVFGTASEKNEQFLKSIGIDEFIDYKKQRFEDVVGKVDVVLDTIGGDTFERSWKVLQPNGFLVSTVASIPEGAPEKYGVRAQTLMTRSDGEELAQIADVIDEQQLKPVVTTVLPLSEAQKAHEMSESRHTRGKIVLRVAEDPQ; encoded by the coding sequence ATGAAGGCGATAAGGATTCATGAATTTGGCGGACCTGAGGTTCTAAAGTATGAAGAAATTCCAGAGCCGGAACCTGAAGGTCCGGGTATAATTCGGATAAAGGTCATTGCAGCCGGAGTCAACCCTATTGACTGGAAGATACGTAAAGGCATGCTAGGTGAAATGTCTCTGCCAATGACTATGGGACTGGATGTTGCAGGGGTTGTGGACGTGGGACAGGGAGGAGTTCTTTTCCAGCCAGGAGAAGAGGTTTTTGCAAAAGTTTCGATCGGACAGGGAGGCTATGCTGAGTATACGGTTGCCAACTCCACACAGGTAGCAAAAAAACCCAAAAGTATAGGGTTCATTGAAAGTGCGGCGATTCCCACAGCAGGACTGGCTGCCTGGCAGTCCCTTTTTGATATTGCCGGACTTAAAAAGGGGCAGTCAGTGCTCATCCATGGGGCTGCAGGAGGGGTAGGGAGTTTTGCAGTCCAGTTCGCTAAATGGAAAGGAGCTTATGTCTTCGGGACAGCTTCCGAGAAAAACGAGCAGTTCTTGAAAAGCATAGGTATTGATGAGTTTATCGATTATAAAAAACAAAGGTTTGAGGACGTAGTTGGGAAAGTGGACGTGGTACTGGACACTATAGGAGGAGACACCTTTGAGAGGTCGTGGAAAGTGTTACAGCCCAACGGATTCCTGGTAAGCACTGTAGCGAGCATTCCCGAAGGTGCTCCAGAAAAATACGGTGTACGTGCACAAACTCTGATGACCCGGTCTGACGGAGAAGAACTCGCTCAAATCGCAGATGTAATAGACGAACAGCAACTAAAACCTGTAGTGACAACAGTACTACCTCTTTCCGAAGCACAGAAAGCTCATGAGATGAGTGAAAGCCGCCATACACGCGGAAAGATCGTTTTAAGAGTGGCAGAGGATCCGCAGTGA
- a CDS encoding YkvA family protein, which translates to MDRIYNIKRKKIGSNIDQFDVNSNQASDTSTVFPEEIRDTRYRREDHRRIWNYLELLFSMLLDSFNRKYPVPKKTVVVITVALLYLISPIDISPDILPLIGFVDDVAVFAFAFSLIKDDLENYRAWKLIESGK; encoded by the coding sequence ATGGATAGAATATACAATATCAAAAGGAAGAAAATTGGATCAAATATTGACCAATTTGATGTCAATTCAAATCAAGCTTCTGATACCAGCACGGTTTTTCCTGAAGAAATAAGAGACACTCGTTACCGCCGGGAAGATCACAGGAGAATTTGGAATTATTTAGAATTATTATTTTCTATGTTATTGGATTCCTTTAATAGGAAATATCCTGTCCCAAAGAAAACGGTAGTAGTGATAACAGTTGCTCTCCTGTATCTCATAAGTCCAATTGACATTTCTCCAGATATCCTTCCTTTAATCGGATTTGTAGATGATGTCGCTGTGTTTGCTTTTGCATTTAGCCTTATTAAAGATGACCTGGAAAATTATAGAGCCTGGAAACTGATAGAATCTGGAAAATGA
- a CDS encoding DUF2769 domain-containing protein, with protein sequence MSNVRDTTTGEESPITPRDRRVSFQRGIDFEVPYSRENINRCRCPQCPVQADSKCVKGKLDSSKKAMEDLPEGEVPDPEDVPGIYCSEGEATCQDLNPERQCICNTCDVWKEYLLENGTPSQYFCQNGRAT encoded by the coding sequence ATGAGCAATGTTAGAGATACAACAACTGGAGAGGAAAGCCCGATAACACCCAGAGACAGAAGGGTATCTTTTCAAAGGGGCATTGATTTTGAAGTTCCTTATTCACGAGAAAACATTAACAGGTGCAGATGCCCACAATGTCCGGTTCAGGCTGACAGTAAATGTGTAAAGGGCAAGCTTGACAGTTCAAAAAAGGCAATGGAGGATCTGCCTGAAGGAGAAGTCCCCGATCCCGAGGATGTCCCGGGAATATACTGCTCGGAAGGTGAAGCCACCTGCCAGGACCTTAATCCTGAAAGACAATGTATCTGCAACACATGCGATGTCTGGAAAGAGTATCTTCTTGAAAATGGAACACCGTCTCAGTACTTCTGTCAAAATGGCAGAGCAACATGA
- a CDS encoding nucleotidyltransferase family protein, translating into MENADRHKELFEKISSFLEKEGATKVAIFGSYARGEEKPESDIDILVEFSETKGLLTLVRIERELSELLGVKVDLLTEASISPYLIDGIKREAKVIST; encoded by the coding sequence ATGGAAAACGCTGACCGGCACAAAGAGTTGTTCGAAAAAATCTCTTCTTTCCTTGAAAAAGAAGGAGCAACAAAGGTAGCTATTTTTGGCTCTTATGCCAGAGGAGAAGAAAAGCCGGAAAGCGATATTGATATTCTTGTGGAGTTTTCCGAAACTAAAGGTCTGTTAACCCTTGTAAGGATTGAGAGGGAACTCTCAGAATTACTTGGAGTAAAGGTCGATTTGCTTACTGAAGCTTCAATAAGCCCGTATCTTATTGATGGGATTAAAAGAGAAGCAAAAGTGATCTCAACATGA
- a CDS encoding type II toxin-antitoxin system RelE family toxin, whose amino-acid sequence MFEILFEKAALKFLSKLDTRNKQRILEAIEKLSEDPIPHDAKKIYGTREKLFRIRIGDFRVLYRIEYEEIIIIIVNIDSRKRVYREI is encoded by the coding sequence ATGTTTGAAATTCTCTTTGAGAAAGCTGCACTCAAATTTCTTAGCAAACTCGATACCAGAAATAAGCAACGAATACTCGAAGCCATCGAAAAACTCTCAGAAGACCCGATACCCCATGATGCCAAAAAAATTTATGGAACCAGAGAAAAGCTTTTTAGAATAAGAATTGGAGATTTCAGGGTTCTCTATCGGATAGAATATGAAGAAATTATCATAATTATCGTCAACATTGATTCGAGAAAACGTGTTTATCGAGAAATATAA
- a CDS encoding type II toxin-antitoxin system HicB family antitoxin: protein MEGKSLNYTVLIEQDEDGIYIAKVPDIPGCYTQGKTVEQTMERIREVIQVCLEDGRKGKTVVQKQINSQFIFLDKHVFSNQC, encoded by the coding sequence ATGGAAGGCAAGAGCTTGAATTATACTGTTCTAATCGAACAGGACGAAGATGGAATATACATTGCAAAAGTTCCTGACATACCGGGTTGTTATACTCAGGGTAAAACTGTGGAACAGACTATGGAGCGTATAAGAGAGGTGATCCAGGTCTGTCTTGAAGATGGGAGGAAAGGTAAAACAGTTGTCCAAAAACAGATTAATTCTCAATTTATATTTCTCGATAAACACGTTTTCTCGAATCAATGTTGA